The Tubulanus polymorphus chromosome 3, tnTubPoly1.2, whole genome shotgun sequence nucleotide sequence GAAACAGTTCACACATTTACTAACTTCAAATTCAAGCCTTAAACTTACCGAGGGCAAATCATCTCTCAACTTCTCCAACGCAGCCAAAGACGTAACGAAAACTGCAGGTTGACAGAATTCCGTTTTATCAAGTTTCTCTTTCGGTCCATTCAAACACAAGTTCAATAAATCGTACCCCAATATTTCGCTTGAGAGTTCGTATAACTTTTTAACATTCGGatattgtaacagttttttaCCCATACCGACAAACTGACTTCCTTGACCGGGAAACAGTAAAATAGAAGTATCTTTTGGATCGGCTCTGGGTCTATACGCGTATCTCTGCTGTAAGCGCTGTTTTTTTCTTCTCGCGAAATCAGACAGGAAATCATCTCGATTTTGGGGATCATCAGTTTCTACACTATAATCATTATTGGTATTCATTAAGTTTAAAATGTCTTCACTATTTTCATTGGGCGCGCGTTCAGTCTGGCGTTCTTGTTGTTCTACTTGTTGGTAGCGTCCGGTTCCGGCTCTTCGCCGCAAATCGCGGTTTTGTTGTAAAACGACACAAGATTGCCATAATTTACCACATATCACCGCAGGAACGCCTTGGCTGGCACTGCATGCTCCCCGTCCACACAAAAGTTCTCTTAATCTTATCATCGGGTAACCCTGAATCTTATTTTTGTCGTTAAAAAAGTCGAAAATTGTCCATTTGATTTAAATCATGGGCGCAGCCATATTGAAAGTAGGTGGCGCTCGAACTGGATTacatgatttggatatttttggaGTTATCCCCAAATCCAATAATGGGTAGCTGCCGCCATATGGATGCCCTGATgtggatattctcggagctacCCATTTCTCGATCCGCTAGGTTGCTATACTGGCGCGCTGGCgcttcaattttcaattttctatattgATTCCACTCCACCTCTATCTTATAATCATCAAACTCTCATCTCAAGCTCAACGGACGCCGACTAATAGTGTCCGATACTGTGTTGTGTTATACATTATTGAGGTGAGTGCAGAAAAAATATGCCGCAAAAAAGGCAAAAGACAAAAAGTTGAAGTATGCTTGAGAGAGAGACTAGAGCCTGCTGTGCTGGTTTTCGATTTTGTAATGATGATGGACAGACACAGCTCTCGACTCTCAAGTCAAGTAGTAGTAGTAGACAGActaccagtctaagaccaaggCCTATATCTTGCGGACCCCTGATTGGGCTGAAAGAAAGTCAAGAGAGCAAAGAATGAAAGATGGTGTCCATCCTTGATCCTCCAATCGCCAATCGGCTTAATAGAGAGTTGACTAATTTTAGTAGTGGGTGATCTGtagtaataaataaattgtagGGTTGTTGAATAATGTCGAGTCGAGGAAGTACACCGAGTAGGAAGAAACGTGGTAGAAGTGCCGAACCACCGAGCAGTCCGGCGTCTTCATCCTCTAGTAAACATACCCGTCAGTACATCGCATAATCATATCCGAAATATTCTCACTCAAACTCCAAAAATTGTCAATGttgattatgaatttttttcagcgtCGCGCAGAAGTCGACGAGCTGCTAGTGCTGGAGAACGAGGTATGTTGACACACTATCGCCGTTCTGCTGTCACTTGTGATTGTTTTCATTGTGTTTCTGATTGTATATTTTATAAGATGCTCAAGATGAAGTAGatgcagctgcagcagcaggcGTCCAGTCTCCTCCGTCTCAAAGACGTAGAGTTGATACGTCAGAACTGGCTCCTTTACCTCCATCTTCACCAGGAGGTTTAGACGCTTCACGCGGAGGTTAGTCAATGAGTCAGTCATTTAGTTAATCTGTCAGTGGAGTCAATCGCTCAGTCATTATTCAATCAGTCAGTCATTTAGCTAATCCGTCAGTCAATCAGTCAATCATTAGACAATTGGTCAGTCAGTCAATCAGTGGTTTAGTCAATCCGTCAGTCATTTAGTCAATCAGTCGGTTATGAATTGAATACTCACAGATTGTTTTGTCGATTGCAGGATTCAGTGAAATAGATTTAAGCGATCCGTTGAATTATGACCTACCAAGTTCGCGTCTGGGAGGAACTCCGAGGACTGCCGGAGCGGCCGGGACTCCGATTCGACCGCGGGTTGATATTAGCAGCGGACGCAAGATTAGACAAGTTAATATCGGTTCTGATCAAGTGGTGGTAAGTTGAATGACTCATGAGGATGCAGGGTCCCCACAACTCCTTGAattcttgaaaactccttgatttttgaaaatatttttcaaggtccttgaaaatcctttaattttgagaaatatccataaactccttgaaactccttaaatTCTGGGAAAGTCctattaaaaattttcaaaaggtccTTTTCAGAAGACAgtgtattctattattcttcaCTGTGTGACTTGTGAATGAAAGTTGTTTCACTTTGAGATTTAGACATGTAAAACCAAAAATTCTGGATACCAGGAATTGTAGGAACCTTGGGATGACAATGAATAACATGTGTCCTGTCACATGTTGCACCAGGGTtcctacgactccttgattccttaaaaacttgCTTCTAAATGGAAAATACTTTTGAAGGTGCTTAAAACTCTTTTGATTTGAGCAGAATGCCTCCAGTTTGGAGAAATAGGAGTTGTACATTATAGACTACGCCTAAATCAGTACATTTGGATGCAGGATTTTTAGGCGAACCACCGAGTTAATAGTTTaacgagataaacagtaccagTTCAGGAGGAGTGTACCATAATTGGGATATAAAAGTgacttccttgaaattttctcctttaaaactccttaaatCCAAGAATGTCTGtactgtagggaccctgtgtACGCTTTGAGACTTCTATTAATGATTCCAAACCATATATTAATTTTAGGAACAAACGGCTACCAGTGATATGGGAACCGACCCTAACGCCGGACCTCAATTGGTTATTTGGGGGACGGACGTCATCGTCAGTCACTGTAAAGAGAAGTTTACGAGATTTATTTTACGCTACGTCAACAAAAACATCGAAGACGACGAGAAATTTGAAGGGTTGGATATCGAGGAACCGCTTTATCTGCAACATCTGGAAGAGATAAATCTGATCGGCGATCCGTTCCTGAACGTCAACTGCGATCATTTACGTCAGTTCGATACTGAATTATACCGACAGTTGATCTGTTATCCTCAAGAAGTTATTCCTACGTTAGATATGGCCGTAAACGAACTGTTCTTCTCTCGTTTTCCCGACACTCCGTTAGAACATCAGATTCAAGTTCGACCGTTCAACGCGGAGAAAACGAAAAACATGAGATCTTTGAATCCCGAaggtaaaaacaaatattcgaTTGATTACAGTCGACTCCTCCTTAACCATCAAACACTCAACTGACTGACTGAAATTTAATGCGATCTATTTGATTAAACCTGCTTTCCTGATTCTCAATtcggtgaaatattcaaagcagcCTCAatgctaccgagttccctgattctcaactcgttgttgaaatattcatcgaaTCCACCTTAACCCGGAACCACccgatttatttatttggttaaatcttctattttcctgattctcaactcggtgccaggacccagttccgcagttgtgagttattAGGTTAACTCTGAGTTTGAATGAGTTAACTCCAAGTCTACGTGAATTCACAACTGTAACATCAGTCTAAATGCTATCGAGTTCCCTAGTTCTTAATATTTACAGTGctccctgattttcaatatttgagaCAACAGTCTCAACACAACCAAGTTTTCCGATTCTCATTTACAGTTCCCAAATAAGAAGCAGAGTCAACAGTATAAAGTTAATTTCATCACTTCGTGCTTGTTTCGATTAATTGTAGATATCGATCAGATGATCACTATTTGTGGAATGGTTATCCGATTGTCGCCACTGATTCCGGAAATGAGAGAAGCTTTCTTTAAGTGTTACGTTTGTAGTAATAGCGTACGAGTAGAAATAGAACGAGGTCGAATCGGTGAACCTACGCTGTGTCAACATTGTAACACGAATCATAGCTTCGCTTTAATCCACAACCGATCACAGTTCACTGATAAACAGATGATTAAATTACAAGAATCGCCAGGTaattaaatcagaaattacataagtttatttttaaatagctggggccagttgctcatgtattacagttaaccagtggatagttgttTTAGTGACAATTCAGTATTTATCCGCCAGTTATCTTTAACcgacttttgagcaactgaccccagaAATCCCGTCACTGGTATGGGAGTGTTATGTACAGCTGTTGGGGGTTTCATGTTTTGGTAGCAGAAGTCCGATACCTTTTACATGGGAGGTTTAATgatctgggcccagtttcacaaaaaggtttaactcttaaatcgatttattttcttcattaattcagttcatcttaaatcgatttaggccttaatcttttttgtgaaactggacccaggtgAAAAATCTAGAACCAAAACTCGAATCATAATAGCCTGTTTGGGTTAATCCAAACAAAATTTGTAATAACAAGTAATACATAAAAATACATTGGGAGATTTGTGGTATATGTATTTGAACGCTCCCTAAACAGTGAAACTCTGTGAAGTCATCTCATTGTTGATGTCAGGTCCGACTTTGTTCATTTCCTCAAActcaatttacaaaatgaaagtCATTTGAATAAGTCATTGACATGATAATTTATATGAATGATTTGCTGTATTTGTAGATGATATGCCTCCGGGTCAGACGCCTCACACTGTCATCATTTACGCTCATAATGATTTAGTCGATAAAGTACAGCCGGGTGATCGCGTCACGGTAACCGGTATTTACAGAGCTACTCCGCTGCGAGAAAACCCACGACAGCGTAACGTGAAATCGGTCTATAAAACGCACATTGACGTCGTCCATTTTAGAAAACAGGACAGTAAACGATTGAATGACGCAAACAGTGACGCAGATGAAGCCAAGTTCGTTTATTTtgttataatatatttaagcacagggtggcgccactggtatcgaaaacctggaaaattcagagaaaatcagggaaatcttGCCTAAAATTTACTTTAACTAGGAAAACTGAAATGccattcattatcaatacgtgattcatgaataatgaataaattgtgaCATTGAAAAGCTAGAAATTTCTGTTCAATCTATTTCACCTGCCGCAGATTTGCTTTTGTTACATTGAAAACTGGGaatatttataaacagttgAAAGTGTCCATCCTGCTACTGTATTATCGAGCGTTTCAAGATCATTGCTACTGCGAATGTTAAAATGAAATACTGTATTATCGAGCGTTTCAAAGTCATTACTACTGCGAatgttaaaatgaaatattgttattttcagtgtTGACCTGAGACTTCCTGAAGAACGTCTTAAATTGGTGAAAGAACTCGCGGAAAAAGAAGATTTGTACGAAAGATTAGCCCGTTCTTTAGGTATTGAACTTTATACTATAAATTAAGATGATTGATTATAATGAAGGTAATGAAAACTAACTCTTTGTTTGACAGCTCCGAgtatttatgaaaatgaagacATAAAGAAAGGGATCCTGTTACAGTTATTTGGAGGAGCAAGGAAAGACTTCACTCACGCTGGACGCGGTAAATTCAGGTCAGTTTCTTTAGCGTCACCGGATTAAGGTGGAAATTGGTGTCTGCTGAGAAGTTGTGAAAATGTGCggaaaattttggaaaaaagtgtccgtcaaaatatttgaatccctTTACGAATATATATGCTATTTACCATAAAAAGCACAAGCTGTGAAGAAAATGTCAGATCTCACAGATCTGATTACAACAACTATCTCAGACAGAGAGGTTTCTACTCTCAACTAATCcaaaaaatcagaataatttctagttcatttataatttgataatcatttttgtgaaaactACTGCAATTAAAGATTTCAGGTCAACGCTGAACTATCATCGATTGATTGTATtctgatatatatttcatgtagatccgaaatgaatattctactATGCGGTGATCCGGGTACGAGTAAATCTCAGTTGTTACAGTATGTTTATAATCTGATGCCCAGAAGTCAATATACATCGGGAAAAGGATCCAGCGCTGTCGGGTTGACCGCATACGTCACTAAAGATCCTGAAACAAAACAGCTCACTTTACAAACGTAAATATACGATCAAAATCGAATCTTATAGCTTCGATGATGATACAATAAATCCTTGGTTTTCATGGACAAGTGGCTCTAATTCAATTGAAGGAAAGCTCGAAATATGAAGAGAAACGAGACATTTTGACTCAATTCTTAATGAGCCGGTCTTTTAGAAAATTGCTCATTGAGTTGAGTCAAAACATCAAATACTCTATTACTAGATTTTCTTCATACCGTGAGTTTTTCTTCAACAGTAAACCCTGTCAAACTTGCGGAtcaaaaaaatacaaattataaaataatttcaagGTTGTGTTGTATGTTTATGTTATAGTGGTGCGTTAGTGTTGAGTGATAATGGAGTTTGTTGTATTGATGAATTCGATAAAATGTCTGACAGCACGCGATCTATTCTACATGAGGTTATGGTAAGTCTTTACCGCCCCTCCCTGATTCTTGCTCGGGTGAAAGACTCGATCTAAACTTGATGTTTATTTGTAGGAACAGCAAACATTATCAGTCGCCAAGGCTGGTATTATTTGTCAATTGAACGCGAGGACTTCGATTTTGGCTGCAGCTAATCCTGTTGAGTCGCAGTGGAACAAAAACAAGACTATTATCGAAAACATACAGTTACCTCATACGTTGCTGAGCAGGTTCGTTCCGTTAAACTATTTGACCTAATCAAAATTTATTGGATAACGAATCATGCAATATGTGACCGACGAAcagaaatacaatttcatcaaaaaaatGAACTGAACAACAAATTATGGCGACATTTAAAAGTGACAATTACATTAAAACTTATGCAAATGACGTGTGctaataaattcattaagaaatACGTTAAGAGACACATACAGTGATAATTTATCGGATGACAGCTTAACCACCAAGTTCAACTATACATCATCGCTAACTCTATTCTAACTGTTTGATAttgtttgttatttttcagatttgatttgatattcCTGATTTTAGATCCTCAAGACGAGGTTTTTGATCGCCGGTTGGCGAATCATTTAGTATCGTTGTATTATCAGGATCAAGAACAAGCCGATAATGAGAATCTTGTAAGTTATCGATACTATTTTTTATGTCGTCTACTTTTACCTACAGATACAGCAATCAATATGTATCTGCACCCTCTCGAGACAGTCTACTATCAGTAACCACCCCAAAACCTGATCTTCAATACTTCACATGGTCTCTTGCCTGGAACCAAGgcaatttttgttttcaatttgaaaacaaaaattgcCTTGTCAGGATAAAAGTGTTATTCATTtgacaaatgaataaaactttTATCCTGGCCCCAAAGAGACattttacaacatgaaattAAACTCAAATGAAATGGCGATCATCTGAAGGGGTGCAGGATACAGATAGCTACATAGATTATTTCAGTGATTTACATTCTCTTCTGTGGTTTATGGTTTATTTTGAGCGATCCATGGATATTCATGCACAGCGTTAACTCttgattataatattgataCTTGTTGTTTGTAGGATATGAGTACCCTGAAAGACTTCATAGCTTACGCGAAGAAATATTACTCACCGAAGATCAACGAAGAAGCGAGTCAGATGTTAGTGAAGGAGTATGTGGATATGCGTAAAGTAGGAAGTGGAAGAGGACAGGTGTCGGCGTATCCACGTCAGTTAGAATCTCTCATACGATTGGCTGAAGCTCACGCTAGAATGAGGCTGTCTAATATCGTAGATGTCGATGACGTGAAAGAAGCGCGCAGGTCCGTCTGGCAGTCCATCTGCTGTAAATTCGTTCAACCAATTTagaaaacttttcaatttttcattagACAGTGAATTACATGGTTCAAACAGATCAGGGAATTCCGGATTCATTCATCCTTGCTGAGAAATTCAgggaattgaatttttgattcccaGATCTATACGAACCCTGACGAAACTGGCCTTAATGACGATATGTAATAAtctaatcagggaatttttggtTGCGGATCTGGGAAATAGCGATGAATTTAGAATTCCatgaaattatgaattattgatgtatgaatttgttttcagatTGCAGCGAGAAGCATTGAAACAAGCTGCTATCGACCCGGCCACCGgtaaaatagatatttcaattctGACGACCGGAATCAGTGGAGCCGCTCGAAAGCGTCACGCCGAGGTCACGCAAGCTGTTCGTAAAGCGATTCAACTTCGAGGCAAAGTTCCAACGATTAAACATCAAATACTTTATGATGATGTGAAATCTAAATCGGATATTGTAAGTAGAATGAATTACAGGGTGGCCGCTTAACTGGAAATTAGGGAAAAGTCGgcgaattttcttttctttaaaaaaagtcagggaatgaAATATAGCTAAAAACCAGGGATAAGTCAGGGAATTaatgttgagattgctagatagCGTGTATAATCAAACCGTCCTATGTCTCATGATTTTGACTGCATTCATTGATGGATCGAATTCTAGCAGATTAAAAGTCAAGATCAGGGAAAGTATGTCGGCGGGGAATGAATAGTCAAGTGAATTAAAAGTCGCCACCCTGAATTATTTCAGTGTTGTACGATATATCTTTTTGTTGTTAATGTTTATTAATTGGcgtttatatttataattacagatgATTACTAAGGAGATGTTTGACAACGCGTTGAAGGAATTACAAGATGAAGATCTGATAATTGTCGTCAATAAAATGATTCGTCTTTGTCAATAACTTCTCAAATTCCCCACGTCCTGTTCTCTCTgcattttgtatgaaatttaCGCGTCTTGATAAAAGCATTTTCTACTTATTCGTTTATGAGAAAATACATTTCTTATATGATATTGTAAAGAACTTCTTGTATGTCTATTCAATTCCTGTAGTGGCAAGTGAGTTCAATGTGTTCAAAGTTCAAAGTGAGTGTGTTAACTGTGTCAAGGTGATGTGGTTCACTTCCCTTAAAAACCGGTTTTGAGATAAAGTTTATCAAAGTTCAAATTAGTAGTCTATTATACTCCTGAGTGAGAAGACGGTTTGAAAATGGCAATTGCTCATCCATTTAAACCTAGTTCGCTGAATATACCTCATTACAAACCAAACACTTTAACTCAGCTTGAAATATTGGTGGGTTTTTTTGTTTGTGTATTTGTAATATTAGTTGGAACAGTATTTTTAAGTCGAAGGTTTGCTAAGCGTAGATTATCTACTGGTCAGTTGCTCACTGTTTGCTGGTTCACCGTCTGCGGGTTCATTCATATCATACTTGAAGGATATTTTGGTTTGTTCAATAAAACGCTCGCTGGTAGCCAATGCACTCTGGCCCAAATTTGTAAGTATCATCGTGAAATAACAGAGGATATTCGGTAGACTCTGGTTACCTCATTCTCTGAACTCTGGTCTGATTCTCTTTGAGGCAAGTGAATTAAATTCCTAAGCAGTCACTAGTTATCAGAGGCAAGCAGAGCCTATTGTATAGCCTACagaggccagttgctcaataAAAGTTGATTAAAGATAAATTGCAGCTGATTGAAAacgatcatagtaacaaagaAGTTTTAACTGTCACTATGTCAAGTATCCACGTTAACTCCAACCAACTTTTGTGCAACTGCAGGCCCCCGGCACAGTATATAAAATTAatgtatattgatatttattttaatattatttatacaggGAAGGAGTATGCTATTTCTGATAGTCGATATGTCATGTAAGTATTTCGTCATAATTTTATCGATTAATTTTTCcgatatataattcatttcatgtaCGATCTATTTACTTGTGGTTCTAGTTCCGATGGAATGGTCGTATCAATCGAGTCGTTTACCGCGttcgtcgagggaccgttttgTTTTGTCACCGCGGTGATGTATATTCGCAATAACCCGTGGAGATATTCCGTTCAACTCGCCGTATCGCTCGGACAACTGTACGGAACTATTTTATACTTCGTTGTTGAATATCTCGACGGATTTCAACACGGAATTTTGTGGCATCCCGTATATTTCTGGTTTTATTTCGTGTTTATGAATATCTGGTGGTTTATTGTGCCTCTCATTCTTTCTGTTCAATCTATGCGTCAGTTGAGTTCGGCTCAGAAGTTGTACGATAACAAACAAATTAAACCGGTagctttgaaaaataaaaagaagaaataagaAAACTATGTTTAAATCAATACAGTATTGTAGCAGTTTGAACTTTATAGTGGAGAAACTCTGTAATTTTTTATAGTTCAATCATAATACCAGATGATCTCGCGCCCCTAGCAAAAAATGgagtgaagtttttttttaaataaccaGTATTCTTGCAGGCACCATTTAtagtaaattagaaatatgtggcaatatttgttgattaaaattTTGACTGGGCCATGGATATCTCTTTAAAAGAAAGGTCATTTATTCTTAATCTACTATCAATCATTTCCATGGAAGTTGTCTCAATTCTATAATTATATAATatgtaatattatttcataaacagtttgatttgtatgattaataaatattttgaaatatttcaatgaaaaaagaaccagagtgtttgatttatttttatcgaGACTGGATGGTGGCGCCATTTATGACTTTGCGGAGAAGGGTTCCGAGGTCATGTGATCAAAACATGGTTGACAGCCAGCGACCAGGAAGTGAAACCCATACATGGATTTATAGTGAATATAGTTGGTTTTTCCGATAATCGTGAAAGGAATAGGATTCACATTTGCAGTTTGGGTCGATGAAATTAAGGGAAAATGTGGATTGCCTCTCGTAAAGTGAAATACGGAGTTGGTAAGTCGAGGAATGCGACGACATTGAGTTGGACAAGTCGACCAAAAGATAGAGAAGAATTTCTGAAGTGAAGATTTATTCGAGATGACTGACATTGACAAGAGCTTTGCCTTTGGGTCGGGGTTTGAATCCGTGATTACAGCTCTAGTTCTCTACTCGAATAGGATGATATGTGTGATATATCTTCACGTCAATTTAACCGAAGCTCTCGAGAATTAGAAGACATCCTATCTACTCGGCCTACTAGATATTGATAATCAATGAAATCTATTATCCTACTGATCATGAAATGGATTATTGGAATTCCAGCCTgattaatgaaatagatagatTACTGTCAAATCACCACCACACAACGGAGCACCAAACGTTTAAAACTCTCATTGAAGTTAGGCTAAAGGATATGATTCATCGGAATTTAGTCTTGACTCActcataaaaaaaaaagacCTAGCTTTATTTTTATAACCTGCCTACTCTAAAAACATATAGTTTCATAGATATCATTgttttatgtatgtatgaaaATAGACCCTATAGTATATATCAGTATGATATCAGTGGTTAAGAATACACGTTATTGCAATAGACCTATTCATGAAATAGGCTACACGGTACAAAGGTTATTTTTCAGATCCTTGTTATTAtttatctacagattaaagtCCTTTTACTTCTACTTGTAGCCGTACACAatacacacatatacatatatatatcacaACCAGCTTAGATAAAATAGTTTCGATAGATCTGACAGTAATAATAACAACCAATAGATCAGAACTGGTCAGAAACATTATATCGCTGTTTTCTGATcataatatgaataaaaaataagaataaaagatagaatatgaAGTGTTTTCTTTAGCTGAtagtttattgaatatttcaactaggCCTAGATCCTAATTGTCATCTTTATTGAATtacattgaataaactataaTATAAGCTCAAAAACCTTTCAGACTATATATTTTAATTCTTAGTCTGGGATTTTATATGGTATTTCTAATATCCTGTTCCTTTAGAAAATGAGAGTTGACCAATTTATTCTTAGTGACAGTTTAATGTACGCGATTATAAATATAACTTCTTTCTTGACTAACTTCTATTCTGTGGactgaaatcttttttttaacaATTGATGAGTTTTTTATGCTGACTTCTAAATTAACTTTCCCTTACATCAcctaaatttatgattattagATAATATTGCAATTCTATTGTGTTTTCACTTACAATTGGGACATCAAACGACAGATTATTGTTATATGTTCCTATGGCAGAAGATGATTAAtgatattatatttcagcaatctATAATTTCAATGGTAAAGCTG carries:
- the LOC141901072 gene encoding DNA replication licensing factor mcm4-A-like; translation: MSSRGSTPSRKKRGRSAEPPSSPASSSSSKHTPSRRSRRAASAGERDAQDEVDAAAAAGVQSPPSQRRRVDTSELAPLPPSSPGGLDASRGGFSEIDLSDPLNYDLPSSRLGGTPRTAGAAGTPIRPRVDISSGRKIRQVNIGSDQVVEQTATSDMGTDPNAGPQLVIWGTDVIVSHCKEKFTRFILRYVNKNIEDDEKFEGLDIEEPLYLQHLEEINLIGDPFLNVNCDHLRQFDTELYRQLICYPQEVIPTLDMAVNELFFSRFPDTPLEHQIQVRPFNAEKTKNMRSLNPEDIDQMITICGMVIRLSPLIPEMREAFFKCYVCSNSVRVEIERGRIGEPTLCQHCNTNHSFALIHNRSQFTDKQMIKLQESPDDMPPGQTPHTVIIYAHNDLVDKVQPGDRVTVTGIYRATPLRENPRQRNVKSVYKTHIDVVHFRKQDSKRLNDANSDADEANVDLRLPEERLKLVKELAEKEDLYERLARSLAPSIYENEDIKKGILLQLFGGARKDFTHAGRGKFRSEMNILLCGDPGTSKSQLLQYVYNLMPRSQYTSGKGSSAVGLTAYVTKDPETKQLTLQTGALVLSDNGVCCIDEFDKMSDSTRSILHEVMEQQTLSVAKAGIICQLNARTSILAAANPVESQWNKNKTIIENIQLPHTLLSRFDLIFLILDPQDEVFDRRLANHLVSLYYQDQEQADNENLDMSTLKDFIAYAKKYYSPKINEEASQMLVKEYVDMRKVGSGRGQVSAYPRQLESLIRLAEAHARMRLSNIVDVDDVKEARRLQREALKQAAIDPATGKIDISILTTGISGAARKRHAEVTQAVRKAIQLRGKVPTIKHQILYDDVKSKSDIMITKEMFDNALKELQDEDLIIVVNKMIRLCQ
- the LOC141902434 gene encoding 3-beta-hydroxysteroid-Delta(8),Delta(7)-isomerase-like, coding for MAIAHPFKPSSLNIPHYKPNTLTQLEILVGFFVCVFVILVGTVFLSRRFAKRRLSTGQLLTVCWFTVCGFIHIILEGYFGLFNKTLAGSQCTLAQIWKEYAISDSRYVISDGMVVSIESFTAFVEGPFCFVTAVMYIRNNPWRYSVQLAVSLGQLYGTILYFVVEYLDGFQHGILWHPVYFWFYFVFMNIWWFIVPLILSVQSMRQLSSAQKLYDNKQIKPVALKNKKKK